From the Neobacillus sp. PS3-34 genome, the window CCGGTTCCGATCCGCCATTGGCTGAAAAATGAAATGAACGAATGGGCGAAAAAAATAATCCGTGAAAGCAACACGGACCATTTATTCAACAAAACATATATGCTGAAGCTTCTTGAAGATCATTGCCAGGGTAAAGCGGATAATAGCCGCAAGATTTGGACTGTCCTGTCGTTCATGGTCTGGCATCAAGTGTATGTAGAAAAGAAATATTCCTTTGAACAAGAAGCAACTCTACAAACGGCAAGAAACTAACTTGGAAGGTAGGTAATTGCCTGCCTTCCCATTTGCACCCAGGATTCTTCAAAATCCTTTATGGGTGCTTTTTTATTTTTTTCGCCGGTCAAAGGATCATTGAAAAAGACGAAATCTTTATTATAGCCGGTTAATAATACAGCATGCTCTTTATAGGTTATTTTTAATAGGCCGGAAGGAGTATTCCAATATTGGAATTGGCTTTCATCAAGCTTTTGGTAAGTAGTATTGGTTATCACCCAAACAGGGCGGCCATCGGAAAGATGAATTTTTAATTCTTGGAAATCGCCGCCCGATAAGTCATCAATCCTTCCAGGCAGATATTTTTCTGCAAGCGCACTGATGGGTGCATGAAAAACGCCCAATCCTGGTTTCTGGAAATCGTACATATTTCCGACGAAACCATTGTTTGGGTTGCCAAAATAAACCTTGCCGGCATCAATTTTATAAGGCGTCAAATCCTTTTTTACTTCTTTTGCAAGTGTCAGCTTATCAACTGCTATGCCTGCATGGCCAAGAAGCATAGCTAAACTGGTTACTTCACAGCCGCGTGGGAGCTCAGGGAATTGCCTCACAACAGGGGCGTCTAGTTGTACCCGGTCTTTTATTTTGATAATGGGTATTTGTAAATGGTCTTCAAGAAACATTCCGGTTTTAACTGCCGGGGAATATACCAGGTTTTTAATTGTACTGTAGGCTTTGGCTGCATGTCCTGGCAGAAAATTATCCATAATGAACGCAGAGACGATCATTAAAAATATAAATAGTGAGAAAATCGCAGACCTCAATAAACTGGCGCTTTTCTTAAGCATTCGAATCAGCTGCAGAAGAATTAGTACGAGGAAGGCAATGATTAAATATAACGTATTCATGAAAATCACCTTTTATTTCTAAACAATCTTTACCTATATTATCGGCAGTATATTTGGTTTTGTTAAGACAAAAAAGCTCATACTAAGAAGTATGAGGTTTGATTAAGATTAATCCTTCAAGGATCGGTAATAGGCTCCTTTTTCAGCATACTCTCTGGAGATCCTCTCCATATCCTTGATGTCATCTGCGTTTAATTCCCTGATCACTTTAGCAGGCCTGCCAAAAGCAAGTGTATTGGGAGGTATTTTCTTTCCTTGTGGGACAAGGCTTCCAGCACCAATAAAGGCTCCTTCACCGATTTCAGCCTGATCAAGAATAATGGATCCCATCCCTATTAATGCTTTTTTTCTAATGATGCAGCTATGAAGGATGACCTGGTGGCCAATGGTTACTTCGTCCTCGAGAATAAGCGGATTGTTCGGGCTCTGGTGAAGGACGGAATTATCCTGTATATTCACACGGTTTCCGACGATGGTTGGGGCAACATCACCTCTTATGACCGTATTAAACCAAACGCTCGATTCTTCTCCGATTTCGACGTCACCCGTTATGGTGGCGTAATCAGCAATAAATGCGGTATCAGCGATTTTAGGGTATTTACCCTTATATGGATAAATCATGTGCACTCTCCTCTGGAAATGATGTCTTCATTTTATCGAAATTTGCAGTGCCCGTAAAAGCATTTCATACTGAAATTTTAGGTGAATATGATATAGTACTACTATTGTAATAGTTATTTTATATTTCTGCGGGAGTCTATTCCTGATAGGATATTTATTTTTAGGAGTGAAAAAAATGTGGAAATGGGAAGCTGAAGGAGAAGCGAAAGCGGTCATCGTAATGGTTCATGGAGCGATGGAGCATCATCGCCGCTACGGCTGGCTGATTGAAATGTGGCGCCTGTCCGGCTTTCACGTAATCATGGGAGATCTTCCTGGCCAGGGAATGACAACCCGTTCACGGAGAGGGCATATCGATTCCTTTGATGAATATATCTTCGAAGTGAAGGATTGGGTGCAGGCTGCCTATCAATACGAATTACCAGTCTTTTTGCTTGGGCACAGCATGGGAGGGCTGATAACCATCCGCCTTCTCCAGGAGGAACGCCTGAATATCGCTGGTGCCATTCTCTCTTCACCATGCCTTGGACTGGTACATGAACCATCTAAATTCCTTAATGTCGTTTCTTTTGGGCTGAATACTCTTTTACCTGCCCTTAGAATGAACTCAGGGCTGACAGTCGATATGGCCACAAGGAATATGGATGTCCGTGAAGCGGACGTGAATGACACGCTTTATGTAACAAAGGTGTCAGTAAGATGGTATCGGGAGCTGGTGGAAGGAATCAAGCTTGCCTTTATGAACATCGAAAAAATCCAGGATATACCAATGCTTGTCATGCAGGGTGGCGATGACAAAATCGTCAAAAAAGACAAGGTGAAAGAATGGTTCAACCGTGTTCCTCTTTCTGAAAAGAGATTTAAGGAATGGCCTAAATGCTATCATGAGATTTTTAATGAACCAGAACGAGAAGAAGTATTCGAATATGCTCAAGATTTTGTCAAAAGCCAGCTAAAAGCAATTGGCTATATATTGTAAGGGAGATTGTCAGTTTCTATGATGCCTATCAGCTTAATGTCCAGGGTGTACCGTAAGATCATGCCCGCTGTCCACCATGAGCTTGCATATTGGAGAAGCCGGGCCGAACAAATTCCCAATCCGGAATTAAGAATGCAGCCTCGCCAGTATTGAAAGTAAGACCTTCCATTGTGAGGGAGGCGCCATCCTGGCTCTAATGGCAAATGAACATTACAAGCTTGCTGTAAAATTCATTGTTGCTTACCAGACGATTAGTGATTACCTTGATAATCTTTGTGACCGAAGCACATCACTGGATCCGGCAGACTTTGCCGCCCTGCATGAATCGATGGCAGATGCGGTGAAGCTTGAGTCAGTTAAAAAAAATTATTATAGATTTCGGGAAGATCAGGAGGATGGCAATTATTTGGCCGAGCTTTCTGAAACGTGCCGATCTGTTATGAGAGAGCTTCCCCATTATGGATTGGTAAAGGATTACCTTAGCGAGCTATGCGAATACTACTGTGATTTACAGATTCATAAGCATGTTGTGCAAGAGGAACGTGTCCCCAGGCTGATGGATTGGTTTGACCGTTATAAATCAGAATTACCCCAGATGGAATGGTATGAGTTTTCAGCTTGTTCGGGGTCTACCTTAGGGATTTTTTGCTTAGTGTCATATGCTATGAGGGATGACTTTACCCAAAAGGACGCGGACAATATTCGCGAGGGTTATTTTCCCTATATTCAGGGCTTACATATTTTGCTTGATTATTTTATCGATCAGGAAGAGGATCTTGAAGGCGGGGATTTGAATTTTTGTTTTTATTATGAAAATCAAAGCCAGCTCTTTTCTCGGCTTACGCATTTTGTTGAGGAAGCGGACCGTCATACCGAACACCTTCCACATAAATCCTTCCATAAAATGATCAACCGGGGTCTGCTTGGCGTTTATCTTTCTGATGAAAAGGTACGGAGACAGAAAATTGTCAGGAAGCTGGCCAGAGAAATGATTAAGTCGAGTGGCGGTGTCAGCTACTTCTTTTACATAAATGGGCGTATCTATCGTTCGCTGCAAAAATGGACACCAGCCAGTATAACACGGCTGATTTTTAAATAATGAAAAAAGATGAAAGGGACTGTTCCGCAAGATCAGTCCCTTTCATCTTTTTTCGATTGCCACAATGAAGGGCGGTTTATTTTTTTGATTAATAAACTGGTATTGCAGGACGTGTGCGACATTTTGGTCAATTTGTTTCGAATATCTCTGCAAATAATCACGTTCTACTGCACCTTCGGGATGGCCATGGTAAATAACAAGAACGATGATTCCGCCAGGGCCATTATTTCTATAAGCTGCCCTACAGCAGAAATAGTAGTAACGGGTTTGGTGACGACCGATTTATCGCTTCCAGGCAGATAGCCCAGATTGAATATGGCAGCCTTAATTTTTCCGTGATGAACTGGGGGAATGCACGTGCTGACATTCTCATGTCCTTCATGAAAAAGAGTTACTCTTTCTGAAAGACCATGCTGGGCCAAACGAGCTTTGCTAGCCAGGATAGCGTCTTCCTGAACATCAAAGCTGTAAACTCTTCCTGATTCCCCAACCAAATTGGCCAAAAAAAGCGAATCATAACCATTGCCCAGTGTGGCATCCACCGTAATATCGCCCTCGTGAACGGCCTTTTGGATTAACGTCCGGGCAAATGGTAAAATTCCATCCAGCTTCATCTTTTAAACACATCCTCATGTGAATAAAATTTACCCTGCCAGCTGTCCCGCTTTTTCAGCTCCGCATCGATGGCATTTAAAACTTCCCACTTATTTACGCTCCACATCGGTCCAACCATAAGGTCAATCGGGCCGTCACCTGTAATTCGATGAACAATCATTTCAGGGGGTAGGATCTCTAGCTGGTCGCAAACTAAGCTTACATAATGATCAAAAGAAAGGAACTCAAGCATACCTTTTTCGTATTGTTTTACCATAGGTGTACCCTTCAATAAATGAAGAAGATGGATTTTGATACCCTGCACATCGAGCTTCGCCAGCCTCTCTGGCTGTTTCCATCATCATTTCATTTGATTCAAGCGGGAGCCCGTTGATGATATGGGAGCAGATTCTGATACCATGCTTACGAAGTTTTTTTACGCCTTCCACATAGCATTGAAAATCATGCGCGCGGTTAATCAATAAAGCAGTCCGTTCGTGGACTGTCTGCAGGCCAGCTCTACCCATAAATATGTCCGCTGGTTCAGCTCTGCCAGGTATTCGACGACGTCGTCAGGCAGGCAATCGGGACGGGTGGCTATTGATATACCGATCACGCCATCTTCCTTTAATACCGGTTCGTATTTTTCCCGAAGAACCTCAACAGGGGCATGAGTATTCGTAAAGGCCTGAAAATAAGCCATGTATTTACCGTCTTTCCATTTTGTATGCATTTTTTCTTTTATTTCACGGAACTGAATTTCTAGGTCATCCACCCTATTACCGGCAAAATCCCCTGATCCTGCCGCACTGCAAAACGTACAGCCTCCGTGGGCAACCGTGCCGTCACGGTTTGGGCAGTCAAAACCCCCGTCTAAGGCAACTTTAAAAACCTTATGGCCAAATTGCTGGCGCAAATGGTAGTTCCATGTATGATATCTTTTTACATCTGCTGCATATGGAAAAGGGTTGGTCTGAAGCATTCAGTAACCTCCTTTATGCTTTTAAAATTAAAAATATGCGGAAATCTTAGCCGCACAAACTGAATTTTAACATGAAGAAGAACTCTTATCCAATTGAAATTGTTCCTTTTAGTGATGGAAGCAATTATCAATGGCAAGTTGTGATAGGAAAATAAGTTGTGAACACAATAAGAAATGAAGCAGTTTGCTTCAGAAGATGGGCAGGGTTTACCTGCCTTTAGGAAAGGGGTTTTATGATGGCTACTCGCCAATCGATGGAAGATTTCCTGCAAAAATGTGAGGACGCTATTCGATATGCCCAGGACCAGTTCAGGGAAAGCAGCCTGCAGGAGCAATATAACAATGATAACTATACAGGTGCTTTGCAGGAGCTCGAAGATACGTATAACGAATTGTGCCATTTGGCGCATAGCGCTAATGCCCAGCAGAGGGAACAGCTGCACAGGATGAGATTGCAGATTCAGCAGCTTCAAAACACGATGATTTTGCAATAACTTTAATTTTTGCAGGATGGGGGAAATGTGATGGTGAAAAAACGCTCTAAGAAAAATAACCCGGAACAAAAAACAAGAAATGGTTTGAACAATCAGGATATTGAGCTGGGAAGAGACATTGACCCGGTCAAGGAATCCAAGAAAGCCTATGAAAAAAAAGGCGGACAGCCTGTAAAATCAAAGTTTCACCAGGAACAGAATCAGTCTTCCTGAGGAACATTTTAAGATAAGATACTTGCAGAAAACACTGGATCCGCTATGGATTCGGTGTTTTCTTGTAGCTGTTTTCTAAAAGATTGTTGTTTTGCAGATAGGTTTTAAAAGCAAATCCTTGAAAAAGAAGTTGATTGGAGCGGAAGGTGCGAGACTCCTGCGGGAGCAGCGGGACAGGTGAGACCCCACAGGCGCTGTGCGCCGAGGAGGCTCACCGCCCGCCCCGCGGAAAGCGAGCATCCTGGAGTGGAAATCAACTACTCCTTAACTAGCAACAAAGTAAACGAAAACAGCTTTTCTTTTTGATTATTTTTACAGGATAATAATAAGAAAACAACTGACGATTCCGATTGTCAAAAAAATAGGAAATAAGTACAACGAAAAAGGATTGCAAGGTTTGGTGAAAAAGTCTAAAATTACTTGGGTGTTCGAAACAAAATACAATAAGTTTAGTTTAAGTACTGGGCTAATTTATGTACTTGAGCTTTTCTATTTAAAGGAGCGTTTTTCATGCCGCGTGCATTATGGCTCTTAATTATCGGGATGGCAGTAAATGTTACTGGCTCTTCTTTTTTATGGCCTTTAAATACAATCTATATCCATCAGCATTTAGGAAAGTCACTAACTGTTGCTGGTTTTGTCCTAATGCTGAACTCTGCAGCCAGTGTTGTTGGAAACCTGTTTGGCGGCAGCCTTTTTGACAAAATTGGCGGCTATAAAACCATTTTATTAGGGATCGGGATTTCTTTGGCTTCACTTATTGGCTTGACCCTTTGGCATGGATGGCCGGCATATATAGTTTTTTTTACAGTTGTGGGTTTTGGGTCAGGAATCGTTTTCCCTTCCATGTATGCGATGGCTGGAGCTGTGTGGAAGGAAGGGGGCAGGAAGGCATTTAACGCTATTTATGTTGCTCAGAATCTGGGGGTAGCCATCGGTGCTGCACTTGGAGGAATCGTAGCCGATTATTCATTCCAGCTCATCTTTTTGGCAAATACTTTAATGTATTTGATCTTTTTGTTAATTGCTATTTTTGGCTATAAGGGTATTGAAGTGGACAATGCAAATCAGACGTCCATTCTTCGGGAAAACACTGCAGTTAAAAGCTATAAAAAGCTTTATGCCCTTCTCGTCCTGTGTGTTGGCTACCTTCTTTGCTGGGTCGCATATGTACAGTGGCAAACCACGATTGCTGCCTATACCCAGGAAGTTCATATTTCATTAACACAGTACAGTTTGTTATGGACGATTAATGGGGCTCTTATCGTGCTTGGCCAGCCGTTACTCATCCTATTTCATAAGAAATTCACAAGTACGCTTAAGGTCCAAATGATAATTGGAAATATTATTTTTATTGCCGCTTTTTTGGTCGCCGCAAATGTCACAGCGTTTTCCGGCTTTTTAAGCGGTATGATTATTTTGACCTTTGGTGAAATGCTGATTTGGCCGGCAGTCCCGACGGTGGCAAATGACCTGGCTCCAAAGGGGCGTGAGGGCTTTTATCAGGGGATTGTCAATAGTACAGCAACTGGAGGAAGAATGATTAGGCTGCTCCTCGGCGGGATGCTTGTGGATTGGTATGGTATATCCATGCTGTTTGTCGTATTAATTATATTGTTCTTTATATCGATTTTTACAACTATTGTCTATGACAGGAAATTGAAGGAAGTAAAAAAGGTATCTGTAAATCTCCCATCCTAAACGTTTTACATTGGTTTGTAGCACATTTTTTAAAATCAGTGCCAGCAAGCTTGCATCTTAATGGGAAATTATATAAAATAACACTAAGCAAAAACGAATAGGTCAGGAACTGTGAAAAGGAGCAGTAGTGATCAATCCCCGCTGTAGAGAGTTGGCGGTCGGTGCAAGCCAGCCGGGGAAATCATGAACTCGCCTTTGAGTTGCAAATGTGAAGTCAAGTAATATTTGCCGTTTTCCGCGTTAAGGATGAATGAAGCGAGTGTTAAAACACTAATGTGGGTGGTACCGCGGGAAGATACAATCCTCTCGTCCCAATTTTTTGGGATGAGGGGATTTTTTTATTTGAGGAGGAATTTACATGAGTTTCAAGCATCAGAAAATCGAAAAAAAATGGCAAAAAAAATGGGAAGAAGAAAAAACATTTAAAACAAGTGAAGAAAAGGGTAAAAAGAATTTTTACGCTTTGGATATGTTCCCGTATCCATCTGGAGCCGGACTCCATGTTGGTCACCCGGAAGGATATACAGCGACGGATATTTTATCCCGCCATAAGCGGATGCAGGGCTATAATGTGCTTCATCCAATGGGTTGGGATGCATTCGGCCTTCCAGCTGAACAATATGCACTTGATACAGGAAATGATCCGGCCAATTTACTAAAAAAAATATCGACACATTCCGCCGCCAAATAAAAGAGCTTGGATTTTCATATGATTGGGATCGAGAGATTAGTACGACCGATCCTGAATTTTACAAATGGACACAATGGATTTTCTTAAAGCTTTATGAAAAGGCCTTGCTTATATTGATGAAGTGGCCGTGAACTGGTGCCCGGCTTTGGGTACGGTTTTAGCCAATGAAGAAGTTATTGATGGCAAGAGTGAACGCGGCGGCAGACCCGGTTGAACGCAGGCCGATGAAGCAATGGATACTTAGAATTACCGAATATGCAGACCGCTTGCTTGAGGATCTTGAAGAATTGGATTGGCCGGAAAGCTTAAAGGATATGCAGAGAAACTGGATTGGCCGTTCAGAAGGCGCAGAGGTGACCTTTGCAATTAATGGAATGGATGAGACATTTACTGTTTTCACGACTCGTCCAGATACACTGTTTGGTGCAACATATGCAGTTCTTGCTCCGGAGCATTCATTGGTGGCTAAAATTACAACGGATGAGCAGCGAGAGGCTGTAGAAGCTTATTTAAGCAAGGTAAAGATGAAGAGCGATTTGGAACGGACTGATCTTGCCAAAGAAAAGACGGGTGTTTTCACTGGAGCTTACGCAATCAATCCTGCAAATGGACAAAAAATGCCAATCTGGATTGCGGATTATGTACTTGTAAGCTACGGAACCGGCGCAATTATGGCTGTACCTGCACATGATGAACGTGATTATGAATTTGCGAAGGAATTCAAGCTTCCGATTGTTGAAGTTGTCGCAGGTGGAAATATTGAGAAGGAAGCATATTCAGGTGAAGGTGCACATATCAACTCTGAGTTTTTAGATGGATTGCAAAAAGACGAAGCCATTAAAGAGATGATTTCCTGGTTAGAGGAGAAAGGTATTGGCACGAAGAAAGTGACATATCGCCTTCGTGACTGGTTATTCAGCCGCCAGCGTTATTGGGGTGAGCCGATTCCAATTATCCATTGGGAAGATGGCACATCTACTGCAATACCGGAAAATGAACTGCCATTAATTTTACCAAAAACAACGGAAATCAGGCCTTCTGGTACTGGGGAATCACCATTAGCTAATATTGAGGACTGGGTAAATGTAACGGATCCGGCAACAGGCAAAAAAGGGCGCCGTGAAACAAACACTATGCCGCAATGGGGCGGAAGCTGCTGGTACTATTTGCGCTATATCGACCCGAAAAACGATCAGGCTCTTGCAGATCCAGAAAAATTAAAGGAATGGCTTCCTGTTGATATTTATATCGGCGGTGCTGAGCATGCTGTTCTTCACTTACTATACGCGCGGTTCTGGCACAAGTTTTTATATGATATCGGTGTTGTTTCAACGAAGGAACCGTTCCAAAGGCTGTTTAATCAGGGTATGATCTTGGGCGAAAACAATGAGAAAATGAGTAAATCAAAGGGCAACGTCGTGAATCCGGATGATATCGTCGAAAGCCATGGCGCAGATACATTGCGTTTATACGAAATGTTTATGGGGCCGCTGGATGCTTCTATCGCCTGGTCTACAAACGGGCTTGACGGTTCACGTCGTTTCCTTGATCGTATATGGCGCTTGTTAGTGGAAGAAAACGGAGAGCTAAGTCCGAAAATCCAGATAAATGAAAAAGCAGCTAATTTGGAGAAGGTTTACCATCAGACGGTTAAAAAAGTAACCGAGGATTACGAAGGCTTAAGATTCAATACAGCCATTTCACAGATGATGGTATTCATAAATGAAGCATACAAATCAGCTGTATTGCCAAAAGAATACGTGGAAGGGTTTGTAAAAATGCTTTCGCCAATCTGTCCTCACATTGCCGAGGAATTATGGGAAAAGCTTGGCCACAGCGGAACGATTACCTACGAACAATGGCCTTCATACGATGAAGCGAAGCTGGTCGATGATGAAGTGGAAATTGTTTTACAGGTAAATGGCAAGGTAAAGGCAAAATTATTGGTAGCCGCTGATGCAAGCAAGGAAGCGTTAGAGCAAATTGCCATGGCAGATGAAAGGGTTAAAGAGCAAGTGGAAGGGAAAACAGTCAGGAAAGTCATCACTGTTCCCGGCAAGCTCGTTAACATTGTTGCGAACTAAAAAAGAAACCATCCTCCTGGCAGGATCAGGAGGATGGTTACCGGGAAGGAAGTTATGGAAAATGGAAAGAATTGAAACAATCTCAACGGAAGAATTAAAAAATAAGCTCGAAGCAGGCGAACAGCTTGAGCTTGTGGATGTACGCGAGGATGAAGAGGTTGAGCAAGGGATGATTCCTGGAGCAAAGCACATCCGTATGGGTGATATACCTGCTAATCTTGATTATTTTAATAAAGACAAAGAATATATCTTTATTTGCCGCTCGAGCCGTCGTAGTGAAAATGTCTGCTACTATCTTAAGGACCAGGGATACAAGGTTCGCAATATGGTAGGCGGAATGCTCGAGTGGACTGGTGATGTAAAGTAAGTTCTTAAGTGAAAAGGCTGCCCGGTGGACCGTTGTTAACGGTTCATGAGGCAGCCTTTTTTTAAATACAACTATATTATTTGGAACCTGAATCCACCTTTTCCTCCTGCCAGTTCGCCACTCCGTCATCTTCATCGAACTCAATGATGACATCTGCTACGCCTTTTTCGGCAAATATTTTCTTTTCTAACCGGTCTTTAATATCATCTGCAGCAGCAATGGTCAAGTTCGGGTCAATTTCTATTTCAACTTCCACATGGACTTCTTCGCCCTCTTTTATCACGTATATTTCCTGGATATCCCTTACATCGGGGTCAGCCATAATCATATTGCCGATTTTTTCTTCCATTATTTCATCTGCCACTCCGAGTACTCCAGCTGCATTATCTAAAAACACCTTGGCAACAACGTAAAACATCAGGCCGCCAATCATTATGGAAGCAATTCCCTCTGATTGATGAAACGGCGTATAGTGAGCAACAATGACAGAAAGTATAGCCAAAATGCCTCCGCCAGTTGCGACTAAATCCTCCAGGAAAACCAGCTTGGTTGCCGGTTTTGCCTGTCCCAAATGGGCAAAGCTTTGCTTGAATATTTCAATCCCTTTAGCTTTTACATTATTTTCGTGGAGAATTTCATTCATCGCTTTAAATAGAACCAATGATTCCAAAACCGTAGCACATGCAAGGACTGAAATATTGATGAAAAAACCTTGGGATTCTGTCGGGTGGATAATATGTCTATATCCTTCTTTTATTGTTTCGAAAGACATTATTCCTACTATAAGGACAGCCCCGAGCAGGACAAGATTTACTAATCTTCCAAATCCATTAGGAAAGCGATCGGTCGGCATCTTTTTACTTAAGGCCGACCCAATGAAAACAAATAGCTGATTAGCTGTATCTCCGAGGCTGTGCATGGTTTCAGCGAACATTGCAACATTTCCAGTAAACATAAAAGCTGTTCCTTTAATGACTGCCACCACTGCATTAACAATGGCAGCCAAAAAGGCGGATTTATTTCCTCTTTTTAAAAGTTGGACAAAGTCTCCCATTATTTCCCTTCTTTCTGTATTTAATCGTTAGGGATTTGTTTAGTTTCCTCACTAGTTCCCGTTTTTATATATCCATATTCTTTTTTATACCCAATTTTTTGCACAATAATTTTAATCCATCAAGCTTCTTTTTAAAATTCAGTAAAAATGGATAGAATGATAGAAAAAAGGGAAAGGAGGAGGACTATTGATACAGGTCAAGTTATTTGATCGCGAGCATGAAAAGGATTTGGAATGGGAAATGAACCGGTTTTTAAAAGGGCTGGATGAGAAAAAACTGCTTGATATTAAATATAATGTGGCTGCCATTCAGGAGGATGTAGAAGAGGAACAAATCTATTGTTTTTCAGCCATGATTATTTACAGGCCTGACCGCAATCAGGCCTGATATTTTCGAAAATTTTATCTCCCTAAAGAAAAGTTTGCAGCATTGGTTCCAGCTAACGGCAGGTAACAAGGGC encodes:
- a CDS encoding C39 family peptidase, which codes for MNTLYLIIAFLVLILLQLIRMLKKSASLLRSAIFSLFIFLMIVSAFIMDNFLPGHAAKAYSTIKNLVYSPAVKTGMFLEDHLQIPIIKIKDRVQLDAPVVRQFPELPRGCEVTSLAMLLGHAGIAVDKLTLAKEVKKDLTPYKIDAGKVYFGNPNNGFVGNMYDFQKPGLGVFHAPISALAEKYLPGRIDDLSGGDFQELKIHLSDGRPVWVITNTTYQKLDESQFQYWNTPSGLLKITYKEHAVLLTGYNKDFVFFNDPLTGEKNKKAPIKDFEESWVQMGRQAITYLPS
- a CDS encoding gamma carbonic anhydrase family protein, with amino-acid sequence MIYPYKGKYPKIADTAFIADYATITGDVEIGEESSVWFNTVIRGDVAPTIVGNRVNIQDNSVLHQSPNNPLILEDEVTIGHQVILHSCIIRKKALIGMGSIILDQAEIGEGAFIGAGSLVPQGKKIPPNTLAFGRPAKVIRELNADDIKDMERISREYAEKGAYYRSLKD
- a CDS encoding alpha/beta hydrolase, with the protein product MWKWEAEGEAKAVIVMVHGAMEHHRRYGWLIEMWRLSGFHVIMGDLPGQGMTTRSRRGHIDSFDEYIFEVKDWVQAAYQYELPVFLLGHSMGGLITIRLLQEERLNIAGAILSSPCLGLVHEPSKFLNVVSFGLNTLLPALRMNSGLTVDMATRNMDVREADVNDTLYVTKVSVRWYRELVEGIKLAFMNIEKIQDIPMLVMQGGDDKIVKKDKVKEWFNRVPLSEKRFKEWPKCYHEIFNEPEREEVFEYAQDFVKSQLKAIGYIL
- a CDS encoding YtzC family protein; translated protein: MATRQSMEDFLQKCEDAIRYAQDQFRESSLQEQYNNDNYTGALQELEDTYNELCHLAHSANAQQREQLHRMRLQIQQLQNTMILQ
- a CDS encoding glycogen biosynthesis protein GlgD; the protein is MKKRSKKNNPEQKTRNGLNNQDIELGRDIDPVKESKKAYEKKGGQPVKSKFHQEQNQSS
- a CDS encoding MFS transporter; this encodes MPRALWLLIIGMAVNVTGSSFLWPLNTIYIHQHLGKSLTVAGFVLMLNSAASVVGNLFGGSLFDKIGGYKTILLGIGISLASLIGLTLWHGWPAYIVFFTVVGFGSGIVFPSMYAMAGAVWKEGGRKAFNAIYVAQNLGVAIGAALGGIVADYSFQLIFLANTLMYLIFLLIAIFGYKGIEVDNANQTSILRENTAVKSYKKLYALLVLCVGYLLCWVAYVQWQTTIAAYTQEVHISLTQYSLLWTINGALIVLGQPLLILFHKKFTSTLKVQMIIGNIIFIAAFLVAANVTAFSGFLSGMIILTFGEMLIWPAVPTVANDLAPKGREGFYQGIVNSTATGGRMIRLLLGGMLVDWYGISMLFVVLIILFFISIFTTIVYDRKLKEVKKVSVNLPS
- a CDS encoding rhodanese-like domain-containing protein, producing MERIETISTEELKNKLEAGEQLELVDVREDEEVEQGMIPGAKHIRMGDIPANLDYFNKDKEYIFICRSSRRSENVCYYLKDQGYKVRNMVGGMLEWTGDVK
- a CDS encoding cation diffusion facilitator family transporter, translating into MGDFVQLLKRGNKSAFLAAIVNAVVAVIKGTAFMFTGNVAMFAETMHSLGDTANQLFVFIGSALSKKMPTDRFPNGFGRLVNLVLLGAVLIVGIMSFETIKEGYRHIIHPTESQGFFINISVLACATVLESLVLFKAMNEILHENNVKAKGIEIFKQSFAHLGQAKPATKLVFLEDLVATGGGILAILSVIVAHYTPFHQSEGIASIMIGGLMFYVVAKVFLDNAAGVLGVADEIMEEKIGNMIMADPDVRDIQEIYVIKEGEEVHVEVEIEIDPNLTIAAADDIKDRLEKKIFAEKGVADVIIEFDEDDGVANWQEEKVDSGSK
- a CDS encoding sporulation protein Cse60, producing MIQVKLFDREHEKDLEWEMNRFLKGLDEKKLLDIKYNVAAIQEDVEEEQIYCFSAMIIYRPDRNQA